GATCGCGCAGGCGATCGACAAGCACGACACGATCGGCCAGGACCTGGTCGGCATGGTCGTCGACGACATCGTCGTGGTGGGGGCGAAGCCCCTGTTCATGACCGACTACATCGCGTGCGGCAAGGTCTTCCCGCAGCGCATCGCCGACATCGTACGCGGCATCGCCGAGGCGTGCTCCGCCACCGGCACCGCGCTCGTCGGCGGCGAGACCGCAGAGCACCCCGGACTCCTCGGGCCGCGTGACTACGACGTCGCGGGCGCCGCGACCGGTGTGGTCGAGGCCGACGCGATCCTCGGTGCCGACCGTGTGCAGGACGGCGACGTCGTGATCGCCGTGTCGTCCAGCGGTCTGCACTCCAACGGCTACTCCCTCGTGCGACACATCGTCACGAACGCGGGCATCGGCTACGGCGACAACGCGGCCGACTTCGGCACCACCTGGGGTGAGGCTCTCCTCGAGCCGACCCGCCTCTACACGCTTCCGCTGCTGCGCCTCATCGAGCAGCTCGGCGGTTCGGCCGGTGTCGGTGCGGTCCACGCGCTCAGCCATGTCACCGGCGGCGGCATCGCCGCGAACCTCGCCCGCGTGCTGCCGCTGGGCAGCTGGGCCGAGGTCGACCGCAGCACGTGGTCGCCGAGTCCGGTCTTCCGTGTGCTGAGCGACATCGCGGGTTCGACCCTCGAGTCGGCTGAGGGCACGTGGAACCTGGGCATCGGTTTCCTCGCGGTCATCGCCGCAGACAAGAAGGATGCCGCGATCGCGGCGCTGAACGCGGAAGGCATGCCCTCGTGGCAGGTCGCCACCGTCGGCTTCGGCGCGCGTCCGGCAGGAGAGTTCGAACAGGGCGCCAAGGGCGTCGACGGCGGAGCGGTGCGCCTCGTCGGTGCATACGCGGACGGAGCGAAGTAAAAACCCCATGTGCGGCATCGTCGGAATGGTGGGGTCAGCCCCGGTCAATCAGGACATCTACGACGCACTCCTGCTGCTGCAGCATCGCGGCCAGGATGCGACGGGCATCGCGACGGCGGAGTCGAACGGGGTGATGCACAACGCCAAGGCGCAGGGCATGGTCCGCGAGGCGTTCCGCACCCGCGACATGCGTGCGTTGCTCGGCAACGTCGGCCTCGGCCACGTGCGCTACGCCACCAAGGGCACGGCATCCAATGAAGAGGAGATGCAGCCGTTCTACGTGAACGCGCCGTACGGCATCATCCTCATCCACAACGGCAACCTCACCAACACGCGTGAGTTGACCGCCGAGATGGCCAAGCGCGACCGCCGTCACCTCAACTCGTCCAGCGACACCGAGCTGCTGCTCAACGTGCTTGCCGGCGAACTGCAGAACACCACCTCGACGGTCGACCTCGACCCCGAGCGCGTGTTCGAGGCCGTCGAGCGCACACACGAGCGCATCGAGGGCGCGTACGCCGTGATCGCCGTGATCGCGGGCTACGGTCTGCTCGCGTTCCGTGATCCCTTCGGCATCCGTCCGCTGATCCTCGGACGCCGCCCGTCGACCGTTCCCGGCGCAGAAGGCCGCGACGAGTGGGTCGTCGCGAGCGAATCCCTGGTGCTCGAGAACGGCGACTACGACATCGTCCGCGAGGTCGAGCCCGGTGAGGCCGTGTTCATCACGACCGAGGGCGAGCTGCACACCAAGCAGTGCGCGAGCTCGACGCAGCTCGCGCCGTGCGCGTTCGAGTACGTCTACCTCGCGCGTCCCGACTCGATCATGAACGGCGTCTCGGTCTACGAGTCGCGCCTGCGCATGGGCGACCGTCTCGCCGACACGATCGCCAAGCACGTGCCGATGGACAAGATCGACGTCGTCATGCCGATCCCCGACTCCTCGCGCCCCGCGGCCATGGAGGTCGCCCGCAAGCTGGGCATCGAGTACCGCGAGGGCTTCTACAAGAACCGCTACGTCGGCCGCACCTTCATCATGCCCGGGCAGGCGGTGCGCAAGAAGAGCGTGCGCCAGAAGCTCAACGCGATGTCGACCGAGTTCCAGGGCAAGAACGTGCTGCTGATCGACGACTCCATCGTGCGCGGCACGACATCGAAGGAGATCATCCAGATGGCGCGGGATGCCGGCGCGAGCTCGGTGACCTTCGCTTCGGCGGCACCGCCGGTGCGGCATCCGCACGTCTACGGCATCAACATGCCCTCTCGTCATGAGCTGATCGCCCACGGGCGCACGATCCCCGAGATCGCCGAGGTGCTCGGCTGCGATCACCTCGTCTACCAGGAGGTCGACGATCTGAAGGCGGCGATCACCGAGGGGTCCGCGATCGAAGATCTCGACATGAGCTGCTTCGACGGGCGCTACGTCACCGGAACGGTGTCGGACGAGTACCTGGCCTGGGTAGAGAACTCGCAGACCTCATGACGGCCGAGGCCCGCCCGCTCTGGCAGGGGCGTGCCCTCGCGCTGATCGGGATCGTCCTGGTGGCGTTCTCGCTGCGATCCGCCGTGGCGTCGCTGTCTCCGGTGATCGACCACATCGCGGCGGACTTCCCGCTGTCGCCCGTGGTCGTCGGACTGATCGGCGCGGCACCGCCCGTGTGCTTCGCGGTGTTCGGCCTGGCCACCCCGCTCTTCGAACGGCGCTTCGGGCTCGAGCGCGTCGCGATCGGGGCGATCGCCCTGATGACCCTCGGCCTGCTGCTGCGCGGATTCGCGGTCGACTCGACGAGCCTGTTGGCGGCCACCGCCGTGGTGTTCGCGGGCGTCGGCGCAGGCAACGTGCTGCTGCCGCCGCTGGTCAAGAAGTACTTCCCCGATCGCCTCGGCGTGATGATGACGCTGTACTCGACCATGATGGCCGTGTCGACGTTCATCCCTCCGCTCGTCGCCGTGCCGCTGGCCGACAGCTTCGGCTGGCGCGTCTCGCTCGGACTCTGGGGAGTGTTCGCGCTGCTCGCGCTGCTGCCCTGGGTCACGCTGCTGATCCGTGAGCGTGCCGAACCGGCATCCGTTCCCCGTGCCGTCGACGTCGTGATCGACCCGACCGACGGCATCGACGATCTGCGCGATGCGGTCGCGGTGGCGACGGGACCGATCACGACCGTTCCGGCAAGCCCGCGCGTCTTCGGCAGGCTCTGGCGGTTGCCGCTGGCCTGGGCGCTCGCCCTGGTCTTCGGCACATCGTCGACCATGGCCTACGTGGCCTTCGCCTGGCTGCCCACGATGCTCGTCGACATCGGCGGGGTGACGCCCTCGACCGCCGGGTTCCTGCTGTCGCTGTTCGCACTGCTGGGGCTGCCGTGCGGCATGCTCGTGCCGATCCTCATCGTGCGCTTCCAGGCGACGCGGCCGCTGTTCCTGATCGCCGTCGGCTCGGGACTCGTCGGGCTCGGCGGGCTGCTGCTGATCCCGACCGTCGCCCTGCCGCTGTGGGTGAGCCTCTACGGGATCACGGCGATCATGTTCCCGCTCAGCCTGGTGCTGCTCAGCATCCGCGCACGCACGCCCGAGAGCGCTGTCGCGCTGAGCGGTTTCGTGCAGAGCATCGGTTACGGCATCGCTGCGGTGTTCCCGCTGCTGATCGGTCTGCTGCACGAGACGACCGGAGGCTGGCAGGTGCCGCTCATCGTCGTCGCTGGTGTGCTCGTCGCGTCGATTCCCGCGGGGCTCGTCGCCGGACGCCGCCGCACGATCGAAGACGAGTGGGAGCAGCGACACGGCCGCTGGTGACCTGGGCTCTGGTGTGCTGCCTGCTGCCTGCCTGCTGAGTGCTCGAGTTGACACCTGTTGTCGGAATGAGCGCGTGATTCCGGCATGAGGTGCCAACTTCGTATGGGGCGAGGGCGAGGCGAGAGCGAGCAGCTCAGCCCGCGTGCACTTCGTCACCGATGCGGATGATGCCGCCGGCATCCTGATCTGACTCCGCCCAGCCCGGGAGCAATAGGCGGCCGAGCGTCGGTTCCTGCTGGTCGAACGCCGCGGTGAGGGTCTTGAGCACCTTCGCGTCGCGCACGCCGGTGTCGGGGTTGGCGTGCGTCGCGAGGCAGCGCACGATGGGACCGGCTCCGCGGAGTGTCACGTCACCGATGCGCACCTCGCCCGTCCAGTCGAGTTCCTCCCACGCCTCTACCCCGTCGATGATGACGTTCGAGCGGAAGCGCCGGTCGTCGATGCTGTGACCGAGGGCATCCGCCAATACGTCGACGCTCGCGCGGCTGTGCACCGAGACGTATCCGCGGGGACGATCCTGAAACCGCGGCGTCTCGCCGTCGCCGACCAGCACGAGCGGCAGTCGGCCGGGCCGTGCGAGGCGGCGGGCGTCCGGCGTCGTGAGCACGAAGTCGGTGACGGCCTGCGCCAACTGATCGCGCCCGTGCTCGTCGAGACCCGCCTCCACGAGCACGGAGCCGTCGTGCTCGATGCGCACACGCCCGGTCGCATCATCGAAGCTCGTGCGCAGCGAGGCGAGGGCGGGGAAGTCCTGGAGCGCGAGCCCCTTCGCCTTCGGCCAGTAGTCGAGGCCGTCGCGGTCCTCCGGGGTGGCGGCATCCGCGAACCGGAAGGCGAGCACGCGATCTCCGGCGACCTTCCCGTCCCGCAGCACCGTGAGGGAGTCGACGGACTCCGGGGTGAGTCCCTTGACGGGGTGACGATAGAGAGCGACGACGCGGGGCATGCACACATCCTCTCAGGGGAGCGGCGGAAGCATGCACCGACGCCAGGGCATGACGAAACCCCCGTGGGTCGCACGGGGGTGACGATCGATCAGGCGGCTAAGCCTTCTCTAGTTCGTCCTCATCTTCGTCGGCATAGTCATCTGCCCACTTGTCAACGTAGGCATCTTCGTCGGTCGGATGACCCAACTCGCGCTCGAGCGCAGAGTAGTTCACCGAAGGACTGAACGCCTTGAGTTCGCGGGCGATCTTGGTGTGTTTCGCCTTCTGACGGCCACGGCCCATGCGCGAGACCCCCTCACGAGTTAAGCTGCGGGCTGCGAGTGCCCGACGCATTTCACGACACCGGTTCGAGGCCGGTAAGAGTAGCATTCAGAATAGCACGCGGGTACGCCCCTCTGACTGACGCCAGGCTGGTGAAGGGAACGATCTTCATGACCGACAACACCTCCACACCCTCCGATGAGGCCGCGCAGAACGCCGCCCTGCAGAAAGCGGTGATCGTCGGCATCCAGCCGAATCACGAACCGCGGGTGATCGCCGAGGCTCTGCGCTTCGCCCGATTGCTCGGCGCTCCGCTCGTGGTCGTGCACGTCGACGTCACACGGTTCGTCACCTACGAAGACCCCGACGGCTACGTGCACTCGGCGCCCATCGACATCAACTTCGACGCGGGTGCGGCGGAGTTCGAAGCCGTGCAGGCCGCGGCAGCCGCAGCGCTGGACGATTCCGAGATCACCTGGACCGCGCGACAGCTGGTCGGTGACCCGGCCCTGGCCATCAAGCAGCTCGCGAACAAGCTCGATGCGCAGTTGATCGTCGTGGGTACGCGCAAGCAGGGGATCGGCGAGTCGATCCGCGAGTTCTTCACCGGGTCGGTGGCCGCGCGCCTCACGCATCGCCAGCATCGGTCGGTGCTCGTGGTACCACTCGGGGAGTCCGTGCCGGACTCGCAGAAGGAGATCTGGCCCGAGTAGGTCGCGCTCGGTTGTGGGTTCGGTAGTCGTTCGTTGCGCCGAAACCCCCGTCCAGCGTCGACGCCCCCTCACACAGACGTAACGGCGAGGGGGCGTCGATGATCAGAGGGGGCGTCGACCGGAGTCGTCCGGGTGCTCAGAGGCGGGAGAGCCCGGCGGTCACGGCGCGTGAGGCGTCGTCGAGCGCATGCTCGAGTTCGGTGACGAGGGATGCCGGCAGCGTGCCGCCCTTCGCCACGTGCGTGCGCAGGTCGGTGCGCACCTGGGCGCGGAAGGCGTTGATCAGCGCGTCCGCTCGGTGCACCTCTTCGCGGCTCACGACGCGCGCGTCGTCGGTGGCGGCGCGCGGACGGCTCTTCGCCGCGGTGCGCTCTCCGTGCTCGGCTGCGGCGAGGTCGGCGCGCAGCGACTTCATCGCATCCTGAACGCTCTGGCGCACCTCGTTCGCGATGAGGCGCACGGAGTCGGCGAGACCCGACTCGATGCCGGCCAGGTCGCCCTCGCGGGATTCCAGCTCGGCGCGGCCGGCGTCGGTGATCGCGTAGATCGTGGTGCGTCCATCGACGGTCTTCGTCACGAGGCCCTCTTCCTCGAGCTTCGCGAGGCGAGGGTAGATCGTGCCGGCGCTGGGTGTGTAGGTGCCGCCGGTGCGATCCGTGAGCGCCTGGATGATGCCGTAGCCATGCTGGGGCGCCTCGGCGAGCAGCGACAGCAGGTACAGGCGCAGGTCGCCGTGCGAGAAGACAGCCGGGGTCATGATTCCCACTCCGCATCGTTCGTGATCGAGGCCGGGGTGCGGCGCAGCACGGTCACCGCGCCGGAGACGGAGTTCGCGCGCAGGTCGACGAATCGGCCGGCGAGCTCGCCCGTGGATCCGCTGTAGTTGCTGGGTCCGGACGAGCTGCGCTCGACCCCGTCGATCAGCAGGTGCCCGCTGAGCGAGCGGATGACGTAGTTCGCGGCGAGGGACTCGTCGAGCCGCACGGTGGTGCTGCCCGAGACGGAGTTCACGGTGATGATGTTCACG
The sequence above is drawn from the Candidatus Microbacterium colombiense genome and encodes:
- a CDS encoding MOSC domain-containing protein, with translation MPRVVALYRHPVKGLTPESVDSLTVLRDGKVAGDRVLAFRFADAATPEDRDGLDYWPKAKGLALQDFPALASLRTSFDDATGRVRIEHDGSVLVEAGLDEHGRDQLAQAVTDFVLTTPDARRLARPGRLPLVLVGDGETPRFQDRPRGYVSVHSRASVDVLADALGHSIDDRRFRSNVIIDGVEAWEELDWTGEVRIGDVTLRGAGPIVRCLATHANPDTGVRDAKVLKTLTAAFDQQEPTLGRLLLPGWAESDQDAGGIIRIGDEVHAG
- the purM gene encoding phosphoribosylformylglycinamidine cyclo-ligase, with translation MAASPTNPYSEAGVDTAAGDLAVELMKSSVRATHGPEVLGGVGGFAGLFDASALRDFRRPLLATSTDGVGTKVAIAQAIDKHDTIGQDLVGMVVDDIVVVGAKPLFMTDYIACGKVFPQRIADIVRGIAEACSATGTALVGGETAEHPGLLGPRDYDVAGAATGVVEADAILGADRVQDGDVVIAVSSSGLHSNGYSLVRHIVTNAGIGYGDNAADFGTTWGEALLEPTRLYTLPLLRLIEQLGGSAGVGAVHALSHVTGGGIAANLARVLPLGSWAEVDRSTWSPSPVFRVLSDIAGSTLESAEGTWNLGIGFLAVIAADKKDAAIAALNAEGMPSWQVATVGFGARPAGEFEQGAKGVDGGAVRLVGAYADGAK
- a CDS encoding universal stress protein, coding for MTDNTSTPSDEAAQNAALQKAVIVGIQPNHEPRVIAEALRFARLLGAPLVVVHVDVTRFVTYEDPDGYVHSAPIDINFDAGAAEFEAVQAAAAAALDDSEITWTARQLVGDPALAIKQLANKLDAQLIVVGTRKQGIGESIREFFTGSVAARLTHRQHRSVLVVPLGESVPDSQKEIWPE
- a CDS encoding MFS transporter, yielding MTAEARPLWQGRALALIGIVLVAFSLRSAVASLSPVIDHIAADFPLSPVVVGLIGAAPPVCFAVFGLATPLFERRFGLERVAIGAIALMTLGLLLRGFAVDSTSLLAATAVVFAGVGAGNVLLPPLVKKYFPDRLGVMMTLYSTMMAVSTFIPPLVAVPLADSFGWRVSLGLWGVFALLALLPWVTLLIRERAEPASVPRAVDVVIDPTDGIDDLRDAVAVATGPITTVPASPRVFGRLWRLPLAWALALVFGTSSTMAYVAFAWLPTMLVDIGGVTPSTAGFLLSLFALLGLPCGMLVPILIVRFQATRPLFLIAVGSGLVGLGGLLLIPTVALPLWVSLYGITAIMFPLSLVLLSIRARTPESAVALSGFVQSIGYGIAAVFPLLIGLLHETTGGWQVPLIVVAGVLVASIPAGLVAGRRRTIEDEWEQRHGRW
- the purF gene encoding amidophosphoribosyltransferase, which translates into the protein MCGIVGMVGSAPVNQDIYDALLLLQHRGQDATGIATAESNGVMHNAKAQGMVREAFRTRDMRALLGNVGLGHVRYATKGTASNEEEMQPFYVNAPYGIILIHNGNLTNTRELTAEMAKRDRRHLNSSSDTELLLNVLAGELQNTTSTVDLDPERVFEAVERTHERIEGAYAVIAVIAGYGLLAFRDPFGIRPLILGRRPSTVPGAEGRDEWVVASESLVLENGDYDIVREVEPGEAVFITTEGELHTKQCASSTQLAPCAFEYVYLARPDSIMNGVSVYESRLRMGDRLADTIAKHVPMDKIDVVMPIPDSSRPAAMEVARKLGIEYREGFYKNRYVGRTFIMPGQAVRKKSVRQKLNAMSTEFQGKNVLLIDDSIVRGTTSKEIIQMARDAGASSVTFASAAPPVRHPHVYGINMPSRHELIAHGRTIPEIAEVLGCDHLVYQEVDDLKAAITEGSAIEDLDMSCFDGRYVTGTVSDEYLAWVENSQTS
- a CDS encoding DUF3073 domain-containing protein, which encodes MGRGRQKAKHTKIARELKAFSPSVNYSALERELGHPTDEDAYVDKWADDYADEDEDELEKA
- a CDS encoding PadR family transcriptional regulator is translated as MTPAVFSHGDLRLYLLSLLAEAPQHGYGIIQALTDRTGGTYTPSAGTIYPRLAKLEEEGLVTKTVDGRTTIYAITDAGRAELESREGDLAGIESGLADSVRLIANEVRQSVQDAMKSLRADLAAAEHGERTAAKSRPRAATDDARVVSREEVHRADALINAFRAQVRTDLRTHVAKGGTLPASLVTELEHALDDASRAVTAGLSRL